A genomic window from Gossypium hirsutum isolate 1008001.06 chromosome D12, Gossypium_hirsutum_v2.1, whole genome shotgun sequence includes:
- the LOC107947244 gene encoding GDSL esterase/lipase At4g10955, with translation MEGKAASERQIFNLSGPLHLTSIDWNNFHHRRSVAASLVQGVYIQERDRQENRRGAQAHASPWWDFFNFQLIRPLVDDVDNSIFGAIYENKSFTSNSSHSAQNAPRYVIAIRGTISKPATISLDLKLDLMCVRNKLHESYRFQLAMQAVQSIIGVAGTSHIWLAGHSLGSAISLLIGKNVIKTGYSIEAYFFNPPFSTPIEIIKNEKLKRGIRITSSLVKAGVAVATKGRHQKPQQEDPYILLSKWIPFLFVNPADKICSGYIAYFEHRKKLKEIGAGKIERIATWNSIGSSLSTSAENNPEPLHLLPSAYLTVNLSKSPDFKRAHGIHQWWDSNFYGQSELHEYSYCKFFPDIA, from the exons ATGGAAGGGAAAGCAGCATCTGAAAGACAAATTTTCAACCTCTCAGGACCTTTACATCTCACTTCAATTGACTG GAATAACTTTCATCATCGAAGATCGGTTGCTGCAAGCTTGGTCCAAGGAGTGTACATTCAAGAACGCGATCGCCAGGAGAATCGCCGAGGTGCCCAAGCTCATGCGTCACCTTGGTGGGATTTCTTCAATTTCCAACTGATCCGTCCTCTCGTAGATGATGTTGATAACTCCATTTTTGGTGCCATTTATGAAAACAAGTCTTTTACTTCCAATTCCAGCCATTCAGCTCAAAATGCTCCGAGATATGTTATTGCAATTCGGGGCACTATAAGTAAACCCGCCACCATATCTCTTGATCTCAAGTTGGATCTCATGTGCGTTCGAAATAAACTTCATGAAAGCTATCGTTTTCAGCTAGCAATGCAGGCTGTGCAAAGTATAATTGGTGTTGCCGGTACTTCACACATTTGGTTGGCTGGTCATTCGCTCGGATCTGCTATTTCATTGCTTATAGGGAAGAATGTGATTAAGACAGGTTACAGCATCGAAGCTTACTTCTTCAATCCACCGTTCTCTACCCCGATAGAAATAATCAAGAACGAAAAGCTGAAGCGCGGGATTCGCATTACAAGCAGCTTAGTTAAAGCTGGAGTTGCCGTTGCCACAAAGGGTCGACATCAAAAGCCTCAACAAGAAGATCCATATATTTTACTCTCTAAATGGATACCATTCCTGTTTGTGAATCCTGCAGATAAAATATGCTCTGGTTATATCGCCTATTTTGAACACAGGAAGAAGTTGAAGGAGATCGGAGCCGGGAAAATCGAGAGGATTGCAACATGGAATTCCATAGGGAGTTCATTGTCAACTTCAGCGGAAAACAATCCGGAACCTCTGCATCTGCTTCCTTCTGCCTATCTGACTGTAAATTTGAGCAAGTCTCCGGATTTTAAACGAGCTCACGGGATTCACCAGTGGTGGGATTCGAATTTCTACGGCCAGTCTGAACTGCATGAGTATAGCTACTGCAAGTTCTTTCCTGACATTGCATAG
- the LOC107944794 gene encoding F-box protein CPR1, producing MNSSCSGRRLRTMASSLSLPQTTISDILSRLPVKSLTRFKSVSKDWAYLTSTPAFVSDHLRRSSSDPSLIVRCYNTQSGFDSVILLITDPTQNFACRHLAVPLDEPLPLFPKIVGSIGGLVCLDVSPCYASDFVLWNPGTKQFKHLPVPLIASTRSNPIWLVFVGFGFDSFNNDYKLVRIVSFKRNDGLPFVRAEVYSWKEGVWKELEDTVCFDSAIICGGQDGVVVVDGSLNWVAIGLQRYADRKVVISFDMRREVFKTIPLPALTRIGNVKVMSYMGLLAIAVYPLVFAANGNNMNRFEFSVLSDCEDGRKHWTNVVLAENFSKSLVPMGTWRDRELMIKQMGDRDNHPKLFLYDPIDERTKRLPIDCVDLYLQCYSHAESLVSVDGRN from the coding sequence ATGAATTCTTCTTGTTCAGGAAGAAGGCTGAGAACTATGGCTTCCTCATTGTCATTACCCCAAACTACCATTTCCGATATTCTTTCTAGATTACCCGTTAAGTCCTTGACCCGATTCAAATCCGTTTCCAAGGACTGGGCTTACCTCACTTCCACCCCAGCTTTCGTCTCCGACCATCTCCGCCGTTCTTCTTCCGACCCGTCTCTAATCGTCCGCTGTTACAACACCCAATCCGGTTTCGACTCTGTGATCTTGCTGATCACTGACCCGACCCAGAATTTCGCTTGCCGGCATTTGGCTGTTCCTTTGGATGAACCGCTTCCTCTGTTCCCGAAAATCGTGGGTTCAATCGGTGGTTTGGTTTGTCTCGATGTTTCCCCTTGTTATGCTTCTGATTTTGTTTTATGGAACCCTGGGACTAAACAATTCAAACACTTACCTGTCCCTTTGATTGCTTCAACTAGAAGTAACCCTATTTGGTTAGTCTTTGTTGGTTTTGGGTTTGATTCATTCAATAATGATTATAAGCTAGTTAGGATcgtttcttttaaaagaaatgatGGTTTACCCTTTGTGAGAGCTGAAGTTTATTCATGGAAAGAAGGGGTTTGGAAGGAATTAGAAGATACTGTATGTTTTGATTCAGCTATAATATGTGGAGGACAAGATGGTGTTGTTGTTGTTGATGGTAGTTTGAATTGGGTAGCCATTGGATTACAACGATATGCCGATAGAAAGGTCGTGATTTCTTTTGATATGAGAAGGGAAGTGTTTAAGACAATACCATTGCCAGCACTGACTCGAATTGGCAATGTTAAAGTGATGTCTTACATGGGATTATTAGCTATTGCCGTATACCCTTTAGTTTTTGCAGCCAATGGTAATAATATGAACCGTTTCGAATTCTCAGTATTGAGTGATTGCGAGGATGGGAGGAAACATTGGACTAATGTTGTTTTGGCCGAGAATTTCTCAAAGTCTTTGGTTCCAATGGGGACTTGGAGAGATCGTGAACTGATGATTAAACAAATGGGTGATCGAGACAATCACCCGAAGCTTTTCTTGTATGATCCAATCGACGAACGAACTAAAAGGCTTCCGATCGATTGTGTTGATTTATATTTACAATGTTACAGTCATGCGGAGAGCTTGGTATCAGTCGATGGAAGAAACTAA